A DNA window from Brassica napus cultivar Da-Ae chromosome C1, Da-Ae, whole genome shotgun sequence contains the following coding sequences:
- the LOC106375287 gene encoding LOW QUALITY PROTEIN: serine carboxypeptidase-like 29 (The sequence of the model RefSeq protein was modified relative to this genomic sequence to represent the inferred CDS: deleted 2 bases in 1 codon; substituted 1 base at 1 genomic stop codon), whose amino-acid sequence MIFVGSLVXTYQTTMAKTRRSCFVYAILAIAHLCNCEPILSQKEQDKVSQLPGQNFNVNFAHYSGFVTTNEKMGRALFYWLFEAAEDPASKPLVLWLNGGPGCSSVGFGEAEEIGPFHIKSDGKTLYLNQHSWNQAANILFLDAPVGVGYSYSNTSSDFLTNGDKRTAQDSLTFLLKWVERYPEYKGREFYIVGESYAGHYIPQLSQAIVKHNQASGQNTINLKGYMVGNGLMDDIQDRLGLFQYMWSLGFISDQTYTLLKLKCGSEPFMIPFIYASEACKKVLKIADKEIGNIDRYSVFTPACVTNSSQSSMLLNKKGPFVSDLSRVYDPCTKKHSKVYFNLPKVQKALHVPPQVAPSKWDTCSKLVGEHWKDSPSSVLDIYHELIAAGLRIWVFSGDADAIVPVTSTRYSINALNLSTLSPYGPWYIDGQVGGWSQQYAGLNFVIVRGSGHEVALHRPKEALALFKAFISGTPLTHDEF is encoded by the exons ATGATCTTCGTTGGCTCTCTGGTGTAAACATACCAAACAACAATGGCTAAAACCAGAAGGTCTTGTTTCGTCTACGCTATTCTAGCGATTGCCCATTTATGTAACTGTGAACCAATCTTGTCTCAGAAAGAACAGGACAAGGTCTCGCAGTTGCCTGGTCAAAATTTCAATGTTAACTTTGCTCACTATTCTGGGTTCGTTACGACTAATGAGAAAATGGGAAGAGCGCTCTTCTACTGGCTCTTTGAAGCTGCTGAAGATCCTGCGTCCAAGCCTCTCGTTCTCTGGCTCAATGGAG GACCAGGATGTTCATCGGTTGGATTTGGCGAAGCAGAAGAGATAGGGCCATTTCACATTAAGTCTGATGGGAAGACTCTTTACCTTAATCAACATTCTTGGAACCAAG CTGCCAATATTTTGTTCCTTGATGCACCTGTTGGAGTTGGTTATTCATACTCAAACACCTCGTCTGATTTTCTTACCAATGGTGATAAGAGAACTG CACAAGACTCACTAACATTTTTACTGAAGTGGGTTGAGCGATATCCGGAGTACAAAGGAAGAGAGTTTTATATAGTTGGGGAGAGCTATGCAG GGCATTACATTCCTCAGCTGAGTCAAGCCATTGTAAAGCATAACCAAGCTTCTGGTCAAAACACTATTAATCTGAAAGGTTACATG GTAGGAAATGGGCTTATGGATGATATCCAGGATAGGCTCGGTCTTTTCCAATATATGTGGTCGTTGGGGTTTATCTCCGACCAAACATACACCTTACTGAAACTTAAGTGTGGTTCGGAACCATTTATGATACCATTTATTTACGCCTCTGAAGCGTGTAAAAAGGTTCTAAAGATAGCCGACAAGGAAATTGGTAACATAGACCGTTACAGTGTCTTTACACCGGCCTGTGTTACAAATTCTTCCCAGTCGAGTATGTTGCTAAATAAAAAAGGACCATTTGTAAGTGATCTTAGCCGCGTGTATGATCCTTGCACGAAGAAACACTCCAAAGTGTATTTCAATCTTCCAAAGGTTCAAAAAGCCCTCCATGTCCCACCACAAGTTGCACCA TCCAAATGGGATACTTGCAG TAAACTCGTGGGTGAACACTGGAAAGATAGTCCTTCCTCGGTTCTAGACATTTACCACGAGCTTATAGCTGCCGGGCTACGGATTTGGGTTTTCAG TGGAGATGCAGATGCTATTGTACCAGTCACATCAACCCGGTACAGCATAAATGCTCTAAACCTTAGTACATTGAGTCCCTATGGCCCTTGGTACATAGACGGACAG GTGGGAGGGTGGAGTCAGCAGTATGCAGGTCTAAACTTTGTGATTGTGAGAGGATCAGGGCATGAAGTTGCTTTGCACAGACCAAAGGAGGCTCTTGCGCTCTTCAAGGCTTTTATATCAGGAACTCCACTGACTCATGATGAGTTCTGA
- the LOC106434443 gene encoding pentatricopeptide repeat-containing protein At4g30825, chloroplastic-like, which produces MGSLRLSIPLDPFDSKRFHLSASRTFIIGSPISVSKIRVARLDTEANEADNGIDSVSEASGGRSWSSKLKGGNSLTRGIKKDVARKFSFRRESNDLDLEIEGLFVNNDVNYSALKPGLSLDHYNAILKRLESCSDTNALKFFDWMRCKSKLEANTGAYSLILRVLARREEWDRAEDLIKELCGSQSLQKSFQVFNTVIYACSKKGNVKLTSKWFHLMLELGVRPNVATIGMLMGLYQKNWNVDEAEFAFSHMRKFGIVCESAYSAMITIYTRLRLYGKAEEVIELMKEDRVKPNLENWLVMLNAYSQQGKMEKAESVLISMEEAAGFAPNVIAYNTLITGYGKVSKMEAAESLFRRFNDLGMKPDETTYRSMIEGWGRADSYEQAKRYYQELKRLGYKPNSSNLFTLINLQAKYGDNEGAIKTIEDMVSTGCQYPSILGIVLQAYEKAGNIDAVPYVLKGSFHNHIRSNQTSFSILAMAYIKHGMVDECLALLREKKWRDSAFESHLYHLLICSCKESGRLNDAVKIYNHTMESNLHITSTMIDIYTSMGEFGEAEKLYSKMKSSGVVLDRIGFSIVVRMYMKAGSLEEACSVIEIMDEQKDIVPDVFMFRDMLRIYQKCGLQEKLQELYYRIRKSGIHWDQEMYNCVINCCARALPLDELSGTFEEMIRCGFRPNTVTFNVLLDVYGKAKRFKKVNEVFLLAKRHGVVDVISYNTVIAAYGHNRDFENMSTAIRNMQFDGFSVSLEAYNSMLDAYGKDNQMEKFRSILKRMKNSAGKTDRYTYNIMINIYGEQGWIDEVADVLRELKESGLGPDLCSYNTLIKAYGIGGMVEEAVGLVREMRVSGITPDKVTYTNLVTALRRNDEFLEAIKWSLWMKQMGI; this is translated from the coding sequence ATGGGTTCGTTGAGACTGTCCATTCCATTGGACCCTTTCGACTCAAAAAGGTTTCATCTTTCCGCCTCTAGAACCTTCATCATCGGTTCTCCGATCAGTGTCAGTAAAATTAGAGTCGCCCGTCTCGATACTGAAGCAAACGAGGCTGATAATGGCATTGACTCTGTAAGTGAAGCTAGTGGTGGGAGAAGCTGGAGTTCTAAATTGAAAGGTGGAAACAGTCTCACGAGAGGGATAAAGAAAGATGTAGCTCGAAAGTTCAGTTTCAGAAGAGAAAGCAACGACCTTGACCTTGAGATTGAGGGTTTGTTTGTTAACAACGATGTTAACTACTCCGCTTTAAAGCCAGGTTTGAGTCTAGACCATTACAACGCTATACTGAAACGCCTCGAGAGTTGCAGTGACACTAATGCCCTCAAGTTCTTTGACTGGATGAGATGTAAAAGCAAACTAGAAGCTAACACTGGAGCTTACAGTTTGATTCTCAGAGTTTTAGCGAGGAGAGAAGAATGGGACCGAGCCGAGGATCTCATCAAAGAGCTCTGTGGATCTCAGAGCTTGCAGAAGAGCTTTCAAGTCTTCAACACGGTTATATACGCATGTTCTAAAAAAGGGAATGTGAAACTAACTTCAAAGTGGTTTCATTTGATGTTGGAGTTAGGTGTACGACCAAACGTGGCTACAATAGGTATGCTCATGGGTCTTTACCAAAAGAACTGGAACGTGGATGAAGCTGAGTTCGCATTTTCTCATATGAGGAAGTTTGGGATCGTGTGTGAGTCTGCTTACTCAGCGATGATAACGATCTACACTCGTTTGAGATTGTATGGTAAAGCAGAGGAAGTTATAGAGTTGATGAAAGAGGATAGAGTGAAGCCGAATCTTGAGAATTGGTTAGTGATGCTCAATGCTTATAGTCAGCAAGGGAAGATGGAGAAAGCTGAATCTGTGTTGATCTCTATGGAAGAAGCAGCAGGTTTTGCTCCTAATGTAATTGCGTACAATACTCTCATCACTGGTTACGGTAAGGTTTCTAAAATGGAGGCTGCGGAGAGTTTGTTCCGCCGCTTCAATGATCTTGGGATGAAGCCAGATGAAACGACTTACAGGTCAATGATCGAAGGTTGGGGCCGTGCTGACAGTTATGAACAAGCAAAACGTTACTATCAAGAGCTGAAGAGGTTGGGGTATAAACCAAACTCATCAAATCTCTTTACTTTAATCAATCTCCAGGCTAAGTATGGAGACAACGAAGGTGCTATCAAGACTATTGAAGATATGGTCAGTACCGGATGCCAATATCCTTCCATCCTTGGCATCGTTCTGCAGGCTTATGAGAAGGCTGGGAACATTGATGCGGTCCCTTACGTTCTCAAAGGCTCTTTCCATAACCATATCCGTTCAAACCAGACTTCTTTCTCTATTCTAGCGATGGCTTACATCAAACACGGTATGGTCGACGAGTGCTTGGCCTTGCTGcgagagaagaagtggagagaCTCAGCGTTTGAGTCACATTTATATCATCTCTTAATTTGCTCTTGCAAAGAATCTGGTCGGCTTAACGATGCTGTGAAGATATATAATCATACGATGGAGTCTAATCTTCATATTACGTCTACGATGATCGACATTTACACTTCGATGGGCGAGTTTGGTGAAGCGGAGAAGCTTTATTCGAAGATGAAATCCTCTGGAGTTGTGCTGGACAGGATTGGTTTCAGCATTGTTGTGCGGATGTACATGAAAGCAGGATCTTTAGAAGAGGCGTGTTCTGTTATAGAGATCATGGATGAGCAGAAAGACATTGTTCCTGACGTGTTCATGTTCCGAGACATGCTTAGGATCTATCAGAAGTGTGGTCTTCAGGAGAAGCTCCAGGAGTTGTACTACAGGATCCGAAAGAGCGGGATCCATTGGGATCAGGAGATGTACAACTGCGTTATAAACTGCTGCGCGCGTGCTCTTCCTCTTGATGAACTCTCGGGAACTTTCGAGGAGATGATTAGGTGCGGGTTTAGGCCTAACACAGTCACATTCAACGTCCTCCTCGATGTTTACGGTAAAGCCAAGCGGTTCAAGAAGGTCAACGAGGTGTTCTTGTTGGCGAAACGACACGGAGTTGTGGATGTGATCTCTTACAACACCGTTATAGCCGCGTATGGACACAACAGGGACTTCGAAAACATGTCCACGGCGATTAGGAACATGCAGTTCGACGGGTTCTCTGTGTCTCTCGAGGCTTATAACTCTATGCTGGATGCGTACGGGAAAGACAATCAGATGGAGAAGTTCAGAAGCATCTTGAAGAGGATGAAGAACTCTGCTGGTAAAACTGATCGTTATACGTATAACATCATGATCAATATCTATGGAGAGCAAGGGTGGATCGATGAAGTGGCGGATGTGCTGAGAGAGCTGAAAGAATCTGGACTTGGTCCTGACTTGTGTAGCTACAACACGCTGATAAAGGCGTATGGTATCGGTGGGATGGTTGAAGAAGCTGTTGGGTTGGTGAGAGAGATGAGGGTGAGTGGGATAACTCCTGATAAAGTTACTTACACCAATTTGGTCACGGCTTTGCGGAGGAACGATGAGTTTCTTGAGGCTATTAAATGGTCCTTGTGGATGAAGCAAATGGGTATATAG
- the LOC106434445 gene encoding uncharacterized protein LOC106434445, with protein sequence MLERSHSLRIPGAETLDLRLALYECKEVTERLQDELNAEREASATSASEALSMILRLQGEKAELAREAGQYKRIAQEEMSHAEMWFAHLEDFIHQKELVITALEYQVEAYRSQLLSLGYSDLSSLDVKLQENDVRSQIPFPELVNDLSVPVEKEVIEESVDSQKSYFDVYWDHIKKMDEKVKEFKTEDALMMKVAMKTKMKKKSTKQTRDRSGKRDRAEYQAELQRLRQRVDQLERERTKTVPETSGVILKEMKEEVSCVHSSEVKRSNTMENLQPWIDPAIVSVQEAMLNFWL encoded by the exons ATGCTTGAACGAAGCCACAGCTTGAGAATACCTGGAGCTGAGACACTTGATCTAAGACTCGCTCTGTATGAGTGCAAAGAAGTAACTGAGAGGCTCCAAGATGAGTTAAACGCAGAGAGGGAGGCATCTGCCACATCAGCAAGCGAGGCCTTGTCAATGATTCTTAGGCTGCAAGGAGAGAAAGCTGAGCTGGCCAGGGAAGCTGGACAGTACAAGAGGATAGCCCAAGAAGAGATGTCTCACGCCGAGATGTGGTTTGCGCATTTGGAGGATTTTATTCACCAGAAAGAGCTTGTAATCACTGCGCTTGAGTACCAAGTGGAAGCTTATAGAAGCCAGCTTTTGAGCTTGGGGTATAGTGACTTGAGTAGCTTAGATGTTAAGCTCCAAGAGAATGATGTTAGATCTCAAATACCCTTTCCAGAATTAGTTAATGATCTTTCGGTTCCAGTGGAGAAGGAAGTTATTGAGGAGAGCGTGGATTCGCAGAAGAGTTACTTTGATGTGTACTGGGATCATATCAAGAAGATGGATGAGAAAGTGAAAGAGTTTAAAACTGAGGACGCTTTGATGATGAAGGTTGCAATGAAGACAAAGATGAAAAAGAAATCAACTAAACAGACAAGAGACAGAAGCGGCAAGAGAGACCGTGCAGAGTATCAAGCTGAACTGCAGCGGTTGAGACAGAGAGTAGATCAGCTTGAGAGGGAAAGAACCAAGACAGTGCCTGAAACTAGTGGAGTGATACTCAAGGAAATGAAGGAGGAGGTAAGTTGTGTGCACTCATCTGAAGTGAAGAGGTCAAATACAATGGAGAATTTACAACCATGGATCGATCCCGCCATTGTTTCCGTTCAAGAG GCAATGCTTAATTTCTGGCTGTGA
- the LOC106434437 gene encoding serine carboxypeptidase-like 29 codes for MAKTRGSCFVYVLFAIAVLGIAHFCNCEAVLSEKEQDKVSKLPGQNFNVNFAQYSGFVTTNEKLGRALFYWLIEAAEDPASKPLVLWLNGGPGCSSVGFGEAEEIGPFHIKPDGKTLYLNQYSWNQAANILFLDAPVGVGFSYSNTSSDLVTNGDKRTAQDSLTFLLKWVERYPEYKGREFYIVGESYAGHYIPQLSQAIVRHNQASGENTINLKGYMVGNGLMDDRQDQLGLFQYIWTLGFISDQTYTLLKLQCGLEPFIHSSDACNNALEISYKEMGNIDHYSVFTPACVASASQSRMLLNRRPVNSRVSEQYDPCTEQHSKVYFNLPEVQRALHVPPEVAPSKWDTCNYVVNENWNDCASSVLDIYHELIAAGIRIWVFSGDADAVVPVTSTRYSIDALNLSTTSPYGPWYIDGQVGGWTQQYAGLNFVTVRGAGHEVPLHRPKEALALFKAFISGTPLLSTPEKSIRSEMSELVSDS; via the exons ATGGCTAAAACCAGAGGTTCTTGTTTCGTTTACGTTCTCTTCGCAATCGCAGTTCTAGGGATTGCCCATTTCTGCAACTGCGAAGCTGTCTTGTCTGAGAAAGAACAGGATAAGGTCTCCAAGTTGCCCGGTCAGAACTTCAATGTAAATTTTGCTCAATACTCTGGATTCGTTACCACGAATGAGAAGCTGGGAAGAGCGCTCTTCTACTGGCTAATTGAAGCTGCTGAAGATCCTGCGTCTAAGCCTCTTGTCCTCTGGCTCAATGGAG GACCAGGATGTTCATCAGTTGGATTTGGTGAAGCAGAAGAGATAGGACCATTTCACATTAAGCCAGATGGGAAGACTCTTTACCTTAACCAATATTCTTGGAACCAAG CTGCGAATATTTTGTTCCTTGATGCACCAGTTGGAGTTGGCTTTTCATACTCAAACACTTCATCTGATTTGGTTACCAATGGTGATAAGAGAACCG CACAAGACTCGCTAACATTTCTGCTGAAATGGGTTGAGAGATATCCGGAGTACAAAGGAAGAGAGTTTTATATAGTTGGGGAGAGCTATGCAG GGCATTACATTCCTCAGCTGAGCCAAGCCATTGTAAGACATAACCAAGCTTCTGGCGAAAACACAATCAACCTGAAGGGTTACATG GTTGGGAATGGGTTGATGGATGATCGCCAAGACCAGCTCGGTCTTTTCCAGTATATTTGGACGTTGGGTTTCATCTCCGACCAAACATACACCTTACTGAAACTCCAGTGTGGTTTGGAACCCTTTATTCACTCCTCTGACGCCTGTAATAACGCTCTGGAGATATCGTACAAGGAAATGGGTAACATAGACCATTACAGTGTCTTCACACCGGCCTGTGTTGCAAGTGCTTCCCAGTCAAGAATGTTGCTAAACAGAAGACCA GTGAATAGCCGTGTGAGTGAACAATATGATCCTTGCACGGAGCAACACTCCAAAGTGTATTTCAATCTTCCAGAGGTTCAAAGAGCTCTCCATGTCCCACCAGAAGTTGCACCGTCCAAATGGGATACTTGCAA TTATGTGGTGAATGAAAACTGGAACGACTGTGCTTCCTCGGTTCTAGACATTTACCACGAGCTTATAGCTGCTGGGATTCGTATATGGGTTTTCAG TGGAGATGCAGATGCTGTTGTACCAGTCACATCAACCCGGTACAGCATAGATGCTCTAAACCTTAGTACAACTAGTCCCTATGGTCCTTGGTACATAGACGGACAG GTGGGAGGGTGGACTCAGCAGTATGCAGGTCTAAACTTTGTGACTGTGAGAGGCGCAGGACATGAAGTTCCTCTGCACAGACCAAAGGAGGCACTTGCGCTCTTTAAGGCTTTTATTTCTGGAACTCCATTGTTGTCCACACCGGAGAAGAGCATCAGGAGCGAGATGTCTGAACTCGTTAGTGACTCATGA
- the LOC106434439 gene encoding heptahelical transmembrane protein 2, with the protein MQKRRPVRESSKTTPERNGKALDSGEKKKRSERRLMKFEELPRYLKDNEYIHNHYRCEWSLKETFLSAFSWHNETLNIWTHLGGFLIFGWMMVVSCMESTEVGLAGFVNVFSGVTIRWPWPSMAKAVYFSSDHHDSNVTHTTSFLNSQGDVNYETIPKWPWLVFLTGAMTCLICSSMSHLFACHSRRFNLFFWRLDYAGISLMIVCSFFAPIYYAFSCHTYWRLFYLSSISILGLLAIFALLSPALSAPRFRSFRAALFLTMGFSGVIPASHVLYLHKDHPNVVIALGYELAMAVLYATGAGFYVSRIPERWKPGAFDKAGHSHQIFHVFVVLGALAHSVASLLIMDFRRASPSCAF; encoded by the exons ATGCAGAAACGGAGACCGGTGAGGGAGTCTTCGAAGACAACACCGGAGAGAAATGGGAAGGCTTTGGATTCCggcgagaagaagaagagatctgAGAGGAGGTTGATGAAGTTCGAGGAGTTGCCAAGGTATCTTAAGGACAACGAGTACATACACAATCATTACCGATGTGAATGGTCTCTCAAGGAGACTTTCCTCAGCGCTTTCTCTTGGCACAATGAGACTCTCAACATCTGGAC GCACTTGGGTGGGTTTCTGATATTCGGGTGGATGATGGTGGTGAGTTGCATGGAATCGACGGAGGTTGGCCTCGCCGGGTTTGTCAACGTCTTCTCCGG AGTAACAATTCGCTGGCCGTGGCCGTCAATGGCTAAAGCTGTTTACTTCTCCAGCGATCATCAC GACTCGAACGTGACACACACAACCTCGTTCTTGAACTCACAAGGAGACGTTAACTACGAAACAATCCCAAAATGGCCATGGCTAGTGTTCTTAACCGGAGCAATGACCTGCTTGATATGCAGCTCCATGTCACACCTCTTCGCCTGCCACTCCAGACGCTTCAACCTCTTCTTCTGGCGCCTAGACTACGCAGGGATCTCCCTCATGATCGTCTGCTCCTTCTTCGCACCAATCTACTACGCCTTCTCCTGCCACACTTACTGGCGTCTCTTCTACCTCTCTTCAATCTCAATCCTCGGCCTCCTCGCCATCTTCGCTCTCCTCTCTCCAGCGCTCTCAGCTCCGCGTTTCAGATCTTTCAGGGCAGCTCTTTTCCTAACGATGGGATTCTCGGGAGTAATACCCGCTTCGCACGTGCTCTACCTTCATAAGGATCACCCTAACGTGGTTATCGCTCTTGGTTACGAGCTAGCGATGGCTGTGTTGTATGCGACGGGAGCAGGGTTTTACGTGAGCCGTATACCTGAGAGATGGAAGCCTGGTGCTTTCGATAAAGCAGGACATAGCCATCAGATATTCCATGTGTTTGTAGTGTTAGGAGCTCTTGCTCATAGTGTTGCCTCTCTTCTTATCATGGATTTTCGACGTGCTTCACCTTCTTGTGCCTTTTGA